The sequence GGAGAATTTAATTTTGTTGCTGTCAGGAGTTCTGCAGGCACTGCAGGATTTTCCAAACCCAGAGGATTTTTTGGATCGGATTTTCCATCCGAGAAAAAGCCTTGGGAAGTTCCTTCATCTCTACCTGAACCTGAACCCGCCGCATCTTTTGCAGTCACCCGCGCACGCGCTGCAGACGCCAATCTCTCGGGCTCTGCTTGGGCATGGCGATTCAGCGATTCTTGATCTCGAACTCTCACTTGGGCCGCTAAGGCTTGTTGGATGGCCAAGCCCTCTCTCCCTTGAGGGGAGAGAGTTGGAGAGAGGGCGACCGCGGGTGCACTCGGGGTCACCCTCTCCCTGCCCTCTCCCGTCGAGGGAGAGGGGAAAACTAAATTAGAATGTATAGAAAAAGTTTCTGCAGAGGGATAAGAAGCTCGACCCTCTCTCCCTTGAGGGGAGAGAGTTGGAGAGAGGGGGGTCGCAGGTGCACTCGAGATCCCCCTCTCCCTGTCCTCTCCCGTCGAGGGAGAGGGGAAAACTAAATTAGAATGTATAGAAAAAGTTTCTGCGGAGGGATAAGAAGCTCGACCCTCTCTCCCTTGAGGGGAGAGAGTTGGAGAGAGGGGGGTCGCGGGTGCACTCGAGATCCCCCTCTCCCTGTCCTCTCCCATCGTAGAATTATCAATTGCATCCACTGGCTCTCTCTCTCCTCCCTGCCGCCCCTGAAAATCCCTCACCTCTCCCAAAACGCCTTGCACTGCCTCTAAATCCCGATCCAAGAAAGGTCTCAAATAAAAAGCCAGCTGCTCCGGATTTCCCTCCGACAAGGCTCGAATCCCTGCCAGGGTATGTGCCTCAACGCCCAGTTCCAAGGCATTCTGCAGCAGGCGCAAGCGCTCTGAACTGGAGAGGCCTAAATCCGCAATCGATCTTATCAAGCCCTGGGCATTCAAATTTCGTGTCGCTTCATAAGTAAACGCCTCCATTTGCAGATCGCGCAGATCAAAGCCCGCAGGCCTTTGTTCGCCTGAACTCCGATAAGCTGGGTGCTCTGTTTCAGAACCATGAAGATGAAAAAGTTCTCTCAGGTCCACTTCGTGCCCATTCATTCGTTCGCGCACTTCGGCCAATAGTTCTTCGTGGCTGCAACGTCGCGAAAGATCGATTTCACCCGTCAAATAATGCCATAAACCTTCATGCGAAGAAGCCTGTGCAGCAGGCACTGGGCGCCGCTCCAAAGCCAGCAGCAATTCCGTCATCCTCAAACCTCTTTCGCCAAAAGGAGGAATAGCAAGCTCACGCAGAAAAGGCTGAAAACGTCGAGCCTCTGATAATAGATGATGCCGCCCTTCCACCCCATGCATCCAGTGCCCCGCTCCTGGAACCCCTTCAATCAAGCCTCCGCCGGCCTTCATCTTGAGATCTTCAATCACATTCCCCAAAAACCCTAAACTCCAGGAAGGTTTCCTCGCTTCTTCTTCCAATCCTAAAAATTGATTCACCGTCCCCGAGGCATAAAAACTCCCAGGACCTGTCAGCAAATAATCAAGCACCCATAAAGAACGATTGCTCAACGCCCTCATCGCAGAAGACGAGACATTCTCAAACAAAAGCGTACGCAGCGGACGAGCTAAGGCCTTGAACGCTGCCCCCCAGCCATGACAGGTGGCAAAGGTAATCATCATGCTGGCAAAACCTTTTGCCCCTGCATAAGGCGTCACTTCATGGCTTAAAAAATTTCTATAGGCATCTTGATGCAGAGGGTTCTGGCTGTCCGCATACGCAAAGGCCCCGCCTACTCCCATTCCCGCCACCGTAAAACCCGCGGCCTCTGCCGCACAGGGAAGTAAAAATCCAAGGGCCGCCCCCAAACGGGCAATGCCCATGGCCTTGGTGGCCACCGACAGGCCGCGACCCATCGCAAAGGGAATCAGAAAATGGCTGTAGGTCTGTAAGACATTGTGCCCCAGGCCGGGAATGAAGTTTTGCAACTCCCCAAGCACGGTATTGGCTTGGGCCTTGAGTTCCAGAGTGGCTCGTAAGCCCGCAGGCAAGCTCCCCAGGCTGTGGCGTTGTTCCAAAAGTCCGGCCAGCTGGATGCCGCTCTGTGTATAGCCCCGGTCTTGAGTTCCCAGGCGCAAGGCCAAATCGTAAATCTGCGCATCCACTTCGCCTTCCCCCACCCTCAGCGTCTCTTCATTGGCGGCCACAAAATCGATGAGGAGTTGAGCCACGGTACGCGTATCCGAGCTGTCGTGAAAGAAGTGAGCCCGCATCCAATTTTCTAGGGCAAAAGATTCCGGAGCCGTGTGAGATAAAAAATCCTGAACCTGCACAAAACCTAGAGCCGCCCGAGTATCCGTCAAAACAGAAGCTAGGGCCTCGCTGAGCGTGGCATGTTCGTGATGTTCCAAATATTGCGATACGGCTTGAAGATATGCCTGAATTTCGTGATCAAGCCCTTCTTGCGAAGCATGATGTTCTTGAACTTGTTTCTGCGCCCATTCGGAGAGTACGGTCTGCAGCACTCCTACCAAAAGCCCGCGCCGAGAGAGTTGCAGGGATCCTTCGAGTTGATCTCTCAGTTCGGTGGCCAACACGTTCTCGGGATGGGCCTGTACCTTGGCTCGCAGGCGACTTAGGGCCGCTTCAATGTGTTGGGGTGTTTGCTCGGAGGCGTAAAGGCCTCTCAAGATAGGCAGAATGGACGCCAGTTGCGCCAGTCGAGTCTGATCTTCGGCACTACAAAAGCGGGCCCCTCGGCCCCGATGGGCTAAAGGGTTTTCTGAAACATAGCCTGCCACTCGATCCAGATGCTGCAAGGCCTTCTCATGATCCCCGGCCTGGGCCCAAACACCCGCCATGGCCCGTTCTGCCGAGGCCAAGGCCCAGGGGCTGGTCCAGCTTTGAGTCTCGCGTTCAAATCGAGCCAAAAGTTCTGTCACCCGAGCCGTTCGCCCCACAGCGGCCAAACGCGTAGCGGCTTCTATCAGGGCATTCAGCTGGGTTTGGTTGAGACGAGATCTGCCTTGCAGATTAATCCCCGAAAGCGATTGATCTACCGCGACTTCTACTCCATGAATTTGCTCCGCGCTGGGACCTTCGTGTTCTGTCTGGGCAGGGGTTTCAGAGGCTAATAGCCGCTGGCCATTCAAACGCCTCCATAAATTTTGAGTATTGTGTTGGAGTGCCATCCCCACTTCACGAGCCAAATTGGGCGCTGGAGTAGGATTTGCGGTATCAGTGCCTGAATGAGCATGAGGTACTGTAACTGGCCCCACCGTTGGAATATGAGGAATGGCGTTTTCAGACGAAGGAATACGTGCTGAGGTCATAGAACTCCCTTATAAATAAACAAAAAAGTTACACTTCTGGTGATTGGGGGGCTCTATCGGAAGGACGCAAAAAAAGTTGCTAACTATTTTTAATTTTTTTATTTGTCGCACTGCGTCATTTTATTAAATGGAGATTTTACCCATTGCCTTTGAAAGAAAGTTGCTCTAGCTTTGAGGAGCCATGCAAACCCTTCGAAAAAAAATCAGATTTACCTATACCGATTATCTGCAGATGCCTTCCGAAAGACGCTATGAACTCGTGGATGGAGATTTTCATATGGTTGCTGCACCACTTACTTATCATCAAAAAGTTCTAAGAAAATTATATGAGCTACTTGCACCAACAGCTCGAAATAATGAAGGCGAACTGTTTTTTGCCCCGGTAGATGTCGTCTTTTCTGAAGAAGACGTCGTCCAACCTGACCTAATTTTTATTTCCAAGGCTCGCTTGGGAATTATTACTGAAAAAAATGTAAGTGGCGCCCCTGAATTGGTTGTAGAAATTCTGTCCCCCTCTACCCGGGATTGGGACCGAAGCATTAAAAAACGCTTGTACGAAAAATTTGGGGTTCAGGAATACTGGATCGTCGATCCCGAAGGTCAAAGTTTGGAGATTCTCAGCTTAACCGAGGAAGGCTTTCAGACCTTCCGTTGTTTTCAAAAGAACGCAAGGGCCACTTCCCCCTATTTTAAAGAATTAAGTTTTTCAGTTGAGCAACTTTTCTGATTCTTTGGGGGCATCCCCCTCAAAATACCCCTTCAGCTTCTCCTTGATACGCTCTTCCAACTGCCTCACCCGCTCACGGGTAATTCCATATTCATCCGCGATATCCTGCAAAGTTTTAGGCATATCCGCCACCAGGCGTTCCTGAAAGATCTTAAGCTCGCGAGTATTAAGTGTTTTTGAGAACTGACCTAGTTTTTCGAGGAGCGCATCTTTAACTTGATGCTCGGATAAGGTTTCGTCTACCGGTTTACTACTATCTTTCAGCAAATCGACATGCAAAGTTCCATTATTTTCCCCAACAGGCACATCAATGGAAAGCTCGGAATTGGCCAGACGCAGGCTCATGTCGTTGATGTCCTCTTCCGATACATCCAGGCGCTCTGCCAACACCTTAGAATCGGAAGCGAACCCTTTCTTTTCAAGATCTTCTTTTTCTTTCATCAAGTTAAAGAACAGCTTTCTCTGCACCTGGGTAGTACCAATTTTAATGAGGCGAAAATTATCCAAAATATATTTCAGGATGTAAGACCGTATCCACCAAGAGGCATAATACGCCACTCGCGCACCTTTCTCGGGGTCGTAATTCTTGACCGCCTTGAGCAAACCCACATTGCCTTCCTGAATGAGATCCAAGACATTTTGATAGGCAGAACGGTATTCCATGGCAATTTTCACCACCAAGCGCAAATGCGAGGTCACCAGTTTTTTCGCTGCCTCCACGTCCTTAAACTGATGCATCTTTTCGACCAGTTCTTTTTCTTCTTCTTCAGAAAGCAAAGGATAACGTGAAACCTTTTGAAGGTACTGTTGCAGGGGATCTGAAGGAACCAAGGTCTGATTCTTCTGCAGACCCAAGGTTCTTTTTTTATTTTTAATTTCAGTCATAAATAATAGTTCTCTTTCATAAATCAGCGAACGGTCCAAGTGCAAGGCGCGGAGGGTCCAAAATACCGGAGTTTGCTACTGCAAATGAGGATTTTTTGGATACCGCAACGCCGCAATTGGATCGTGCAGCGATTTATGAAAGAGATCTAATGAATTTCTATTTCTCTGGTAGTTGTATCCACTTTCCTAATCTCCACCCTAAAATCAAAACTCAAGTCTTGTATAAATTTATCGGCCCACTCAACGACCACGATGTTTTCCGTTTGAAGATAGTCCTCAAAACCCAGTTCCTGCAGCTGAGCCAAATTCTCTAAACGATATAAATCCAAATGAACAAGCGTTTTTGCGCCGGCGTAAATTTGCATCAAGCTAAAGGTAGGAGAAGTCACTTCTTCTTCATTTATCCCCAAGGCCTGGGCCATTCCTTTCACAAAATGGGTTTTTCCTGCACCCAAATCGCCGATCAAGGCAATCACTTCGCCGCCTTTTAATTGTTTGGTAAAAGTAGAGGCGATCTCAAAAGTTTTTTGGAGGGAGTGGGAGAGAAATTTCATGCGAACTAAACCCCAATCACTTCAAAGCCCTGAGCCTGGGCAGCAAGAGCTAATTCTTGATCGTGGGTTGCAAACAGAAAATCAGCTTTAACCCGTTCTCTCCAAAATAGGGCTGTCGATAAATGGATACTGTCCAGAGAGGCAAGAGCTGTTGGAAGAGAAGCCTCAGAAAAAGTTAAGATTGCTTCATTAATTGGAATTAAAGTAATAGGAAATAAAATTTTATGAAGGCCCAAATGATAAGCAGAGATATTCTCGCTCTTAATTTTATGTTGGAACTTTATTCGATCAAGGGTTCGATAGCACTCCACACGGAGCAAACGGCTAGACAAAGCTCGTTCAATTTTTCCCCATTCTTTTAATAAATAAGGCTCCCCAAATAAAACCCGCAATACAACTGAACTATCTACATAACAGATCATCTTCGTCTTCTCTCTTTAATCAATTCTGCCACAATATCAATTTCGGGATTTAATCGGGGAAATTTCATCTTTGCAACTTTAGCAAAAGATTTGAGTTTTGGAAGGGCTTCTACGTTTTCTTTCTTATTCTCAAATGAAACAAGCCTCCCAATGGGATGATCACGGTCTAAAATAATAATCTCTTCTCCTAGTCTAATTTTCTTGAGATATTCGCTCAGGTGACTTCTGAATTCGGCTATTTTGACGTTGATCATTTTTTTGTTGTACATGAATGTACACCAAAGTCAACTAGACGCTACTGACGAGTCGCCAATTAAACTGACGCAATGCGACTCTCTAGTACAACCGTCGGTAGGGTAAGCCCTGGTGGGCTGTCAGATAAACTGCCGACTTGTTAGTAACTCCTTCAACACACAAGGAATCTTCTCCGCAATATCCCAGGCCAAGATCCCCTTCTCCCCTTTTTCTTCGGCTACTAAATCTCCCGCTCGTCCATGAATCCAAATCCCCGCCTTCGCGGCCACTTTCATAGAAAGCCCTTGAGCCAGCAAGCCGCCAAGCAAACCTGTGAGCACATCTCCTGCACCTGCGGTGGCCATTCCTGGATTTCCATTGGAGTTGAACCAGAGTTCTCCACTGGGTGTGGCGAGTACAGAACGATAGCCTTTGAGTAAAACCCACACTTGAAATTTTTTGGCAAAGTTTAAAACTTCTTCATATTCCCTCTCCTTTATAAGGAGAGGGTTAGGGGGAGGTAGTCCCTCTAACAGCCGCTGCATCTCCCCCGTATGCGGAGTCAAAAGGACTGGGGCTTTTATTTTTTTGAGGATAGAGAGATCGGTCGCAATCAAATTCAAGGCATCGGCATCCAACACCAGAGGGGTTTGAACTTGTGGAAGAAGAGAAAAAATAAAATTTTTAGTCTCCCCAGAAACTCCCATCCCTGGCCCAATGGCTACAGCCTTAAACTTCCCCCTTTGTAAAAGAGAAAGCGATTCCGGAGAAGAAAGGTTAAAGGGTTCAAACATGATTTCTGAAAATTTGGGGTCAATCTTTTGATACGCCTCTTCCGGCAAGGCTAGCGTAGACAAGCCCGCCCCTGAACGTAAAACTGCCCGAGCCGTCATCAAGGCGGCTCCTATTTTGTTGCGGGAACCCGCAATAGTGAGAGCTTGTCCAAATTTATATTTGTGGCTTTGGCGTGGACGGGCTTTCAAAAAAGATCGGAAGGCTTCGGGCGTAATCAGAAATTCTTTTCGTTTGATTTTTGAATCATAAGCGTCGGGGATCCCAATCGGAAAAACATGAATGTGCCCTGCCAGAAAACAATCCGGTCCTTTCACCAGGCCCAATTTGGGACGATGCAGACTTAAAGTCTCAGACGCATAAATAGCTTCCCCCATTTTTTCTCCACTCGTCGCACAAAGTCCGGAGGGAATATCCACCGAAAGAATGGGGACCTTCATCGCATTCAACTCTGCAACCAAATAGGCAAAATAATCGGTGAGCGGACGAGAAAGCCCTGTGCCAAACAGGGCATCGAGGATGAAGGGAGAGGAGGCAATTTCGTCGTAATAAATCTTGAGTAAACGTTGTGTATGCAAGGGAATGAAGGGAAGAGGTAAACGCCTCAAATTGATTAAGGCGTCCCCGCGGTAAGATTCTTCAGGCGCTGCCAGAAAAACTTTTATTGAAATTTTTGACTCGTGTAAAATTCGGGCAACGACCAAGCCATCTCCACCGTTGTTTCCCGGGCCGCAGAGGATAGAAATTTGCAGGGCCGCCGCTTGTTGCATCCTGATTATATAATCCGCAATCGCGCGCCCCGCATTTTCCATCAGGGCCAGGGAAGGAATTCCCTCTTTTTGGATGGCTTGTTTATCCATCCATTGCATTTCTTCGCGGGTGACGAGGATCATGGTTAGCCCTATTTTAACAACGTTTTCATCTCCCTCACCGCCTGCGCAAAACCCACCATCACGGCACGCGCAACGATAGAATGCCCTATATTGTATTCAATAATTTCTGGAATCGACAAGAGCTTGGACGTATTCTCATAATGTAGCCCATGGCCTGCATAAATTTTGAGGCCGATTTTTTCCCCAAACTGGGAAGCCTGCTTCAAACGCTCAAATTCTTTTTTTTGTGCGGCTTCTGTTTCTGCGTCGGCATATTGGCCTGTGTGCAGTTCGACAGCGCCCACTCCCAAATCGATCGAAAGCTGCAAGTCTTCTACATCAGGATTAATAAACAAACTCACAGGAAGCCCAGCCTGCTGAAGCAGATGAATTTGCTTTTTTAAAAAGTCAAAATTTTGTTTGAGATTTAATCCCCCCTCTGTGGTGAGCTCCAGGCGTTTTTCGGGGACCAAAGTGACCAGATCGGGTCTCACTTGCAGGGCAATCGCCACCATTTCATCCGTGGCCGCCATTTCCAGATTGAGTTTGATCTTTATTTTTTTTCTCAATTCAAAGACATCGGCATCTTGAATATGCCGCCGATCTTCGCGCAGATGCACGGTAATTTGATCGGCTCCCGCTTCCTGCGCAATTAAGGCCGCCGCAAAGGGAGAAGGATAAACGGTGTGACGCTGCTGACGAAGCGTCGCAACGTGATCAATATTGACTCCAAGACGTGGCATATAATCCTTTAAGCTAACACCTTCAACACCTCAGTTTTGATATCCGAAATAATATTTGGAATTAAAGCCTGATTTTCACATTCCACCATAATTCGAACCAGGGCCTCGGTTCCCGAATAACGCAGCAACAAACGTCCCTGTTCACCCAGTTTATTTTCAGAATCTTTCAGAAGTTTTTGCAGCGAAGGAAATTTTAAAAAATCTTCCCGACGCCCTACTTTGATATTTTCCAAAACTTGAGGCAGCGGTTCAAAAAGTTTTTTCAGTTGTGAAAGTTTTTTACCCTGCTGTTTCATAATGGCCAGTATCTGCAAGGCCGCCAGCAGGCCATCTCCCGTTGTTGCATGATCCAGAAACACCATATGCCCCGATTGTTCCCCACCCAGATTATAAGCATTGCTACGCATGGCCTCCACGACATAACGATCACCCACCTGCACTCTCAACAAATCGATTTTCTGTTCTTTTAAAAATCTCTCTAAGGCAAAATTACTCATCACCGTGGCCACCACGGTATTTTTATTGAGCCTGAATTTTCTTTTTAGTTCCAGGGCAGCAATCGCTAAAAAAACATCCCCATCTAAAATTTCTCCCTGCTCATCACACAAAACAAC is a genomic window of Deltaproteobacteria bacterium containing:
- a CDS encoding Uma2 family endonuclease — translated: MQTLRKKIRFTYTDYLQMPSERRYELVDGDFHMVAAPLTYHQKVLRKLYELLAPTARNNEGELFFAPVDVVFSEEDVVQPDLIFISKARLGIITEKNVSGAPELVVEILSPSTRDWDRSIKKRLYEKFGVQEYWIVDPEGQSLEILSLTEEGFQTFRCFQKNARATSPYFKELSFSVEQLF
- a CDS encoding RNA polymerase factor sigma-32, giving the protein MTEIKNKKRTLGLQKNQTLVPSDPLQQYLQKVSRYPLLSEEEEKELVEKMHQFKDVEAAKKLVTSHLRLVVKIAMEYRSAYQNVLDLIQEGNVGLLKAVKNYDPEKGARVAYYASWWIRSYILKYILDNFRLIKIGTTQVQRKLFFNLMKEKEDLEKKGFASDSKVLAERLDVSEEDINDMSLRLANSELSIDVPVGENNGTLHVDLLKDSSKPVDETLSEHQVKDALLEKLGQFSKTLNTRELKIFQERLVADMPKTLQDIADEYGITRERVRQLEERIKEKLKGYFEGDAPKESEKLLN
- the tsaE gene encoding tRNA (adenosine(37)-N6)-threonylcarbamoyltransferase complex ATPase subunit type 1 TsaE; translated protein: MKFLSHSLQKTFEIASTFTKQLKGGEVIALIGDLGAGKTHFVKGMAQALGINEEEVTSPTFSLMQIYAGAKTLVHLDLYRLENLAQLQELGFEDYLQTENIVVVEWADKFIQDLSFDFRVEIRKVDTTTREIEIH
- a CDS encoding PIN domain-containing protein; protein product: MICYVDSSVVLRVLFGEPYLLKEWGKIERALSSRLLRVECYRTLDRIKFQHKIKSENISAYHLGLHKILFPITLIPINEAILTFSEASLPTALASLDSIHLSTALFWRERVKADFLFATHDQELALAAQAQGFEVIGV
- a CDS encoding type II toxin-antitoxin system Phd/YefM family antitoxin, whose amino-acid sequence is MYNKKMINVKIAEFRSHLSEYLKKIRLGEEIIILDRDHPIGRLVSFENKKENVEALPKLKSFAKVAKMKFPRLNPEIDIVAELIKERRRR
- a CDS encoding NAD(P)H-hydrate dehydratase, producing MILVTREEMQWMDKQAIQKEGIPSLALMENAGRAIADYIIRMQQAAALQISILCGPGNNGGDGLVVARILHESKISIKVFLAAPEESYRGDALINLRRLPLPFIPLHTQRLLKIYYDEIASSPFILDALFGTGLSRPLTDYFAYLVAELNAMKVPILSVDIPSGLCATSGEKMGEAIYASETLSLHRPKLGLVKGPDCFLAGHIHVFPIGIPDAYDSKIKRKEFLITPEAFRSFLKARPRQSHKYKFGQALTIAGSRNKIGAALMTARAVLRSGAGLSTLALPEEAYQKIDPKFSEIMFEPFNLSSPESLSLLQRGKFKAVAIGPGMGVSGETKNFIFSLLPQVQTPLVLDADALNLIATDLSILKKIKAPVLLTPHTGEMQRLLEGLPPPNPLLIKEREYEEVLNFAKKFQVWVLLKGYRSVLATPSGELWFNSNGNPGMATAGAGDVLTGLLGGLLAQGLSMKVAAKAGIWIHGRAGDLVAEEKGEKGILAWDIAEKIPCVLKELLTSRQFI
- a CDS encoding pyridoxine 5'-phosphate synthase; the protein is MPRLGVNIDHVATLRQQRHTVYPSPFAAALIAQEAGADQITVHLREDRRHIQDADVFELRKKIKIKLNLEMAATDEMVAIALQVRPDLVTLVPEKRLELTTEGGLNLKQNFDFLKKQIHLLQQAGLPVSLFINPDVEDLQLSIDLGVGAVELHTGQYADAETEAAQKKEFERLKQASQFGEKIGLKIYAGHGLHYENTSKLLSIPEIIEYNIGHSIVARAVMVGFAQAVREMKTLLK